A single genomic interval of Christensenellaceae bacterium 44-20 harbors:
- a CDS encoding FtsX-like permease family protein: protein MSRFLSIIAITALGAGVFSGLAAVAPDMWQTGDDYFDRQNLMDLRLLSTYGFTESDIEQIRREEGVRGVFATYSADVVASIGGTDYTLRLHGLPDDPARMAEDDMNLPVLVEGRWPEKKGECVLVKKAIEIDNEQIGDRILVQNEGGELDNMLGCLEYEIVGFVESPYYLSFTLGTTDKGNGTLYYAAYVRRENFAAEVYTDVYVSIEGAKELDSFGQEYHDLIADGKARLEILADERKEIRLQEIRQEANEELLDAKQEYADGKAEADEQLAEAEAQLQDAREQIEKGENKLRDGQREYDQGVLLLVEQRAEYQQKIAAAEQQLAQSQQEIEQGKGQLAQAKEQLDAYEALFAEQSAAGQKQLEEERKKLESRGAQLERLAEQIAAAEQIEAAGGSVPELPAMRQQYAEQMRQLADAKALLEQKAQEGQKELAERRAELDAAWEEYYGQAAALEAGSLELEKGKNELARQKADAEQGFAQAEAELAAAKKQLERGKAELADAKEQLGRGEREYQDGKAEAEAQLAEAERQIADAERQITELAAPEWYLLDRDMTESIVLFDASTERMNQLKTVFPVVFFLVAALVALTTMTRMVDEERVIIGTYKALGYSNVKIGFKYLCYAAMATMLGSALGIGLGMYFLPKIIWNAYGIVFSLPKMLITFHLGIALQALLALLFFTLGATYLACKASLFEVPARLLQPRAPKAGKRILLERITFLWKRLNFTAKTTARNLFLNKRRLIMTALGVAGCTALLVTAMGARDSVSTVLGDQFEDIYRFDVMATLEEQEISGELLDALEDPQLFDGYLQIMNKNMNVTNQQESYTMTAYLYVPKQPERLSEFVDLRHRQDKAKIPFGEDSVVITEKLAENLDLKPGDTLRLQSVTASDAGGLELTVTDICENYVFNYIYVSPKVYERAAEGPCEFTQLVARTNPEGTQAAIQKLQELSRQVPTITLISDIIGTVKGSIDSVNIIIFVLIILAGALAFIVLYNLTNINVGERVREIATLKVLGFRAGETNAYIFRETLILSIIGCILGLGLGLVLYQYVVKTVEVDILMLGRTVSLGGYLMASALTMLFTWLVSIFINRRIRQVDMVESLKSVD from the coding sequence ATGAGTCGCTTTTTATCCATCATTGCCATCACGGCTCTGGGCGCAGGCGTGTTTTCCGGGCTGGCGGCCGTCGCGCCGGATATGTGGCAGACGGGAGACGACTACTTTGATCGGCAAAACCTGATGGATCTCCGCCTGCTCTCGACCTATGGCTTCACAGAAAGCGATATTGAACAAATACGCCGGGAAGAGGGCGTGCGCGGCGTGTTCGCGACGTACAGCGCAGATGTGGTCGCCAGTATCGGCGGCACGGATTACACCCTCCGCCTGCATGGCCTTCCGGATGATCCCGCGCGCATGGCGGAGGACGATATGAATCTGCCGGTGCTGGTAGAGGGCCGCTGGCCCGAGAAAAAGGGCGAGTGCGTGCTGGTAAAAAAAGCCATTGAGATCGATAATGAGCAGATTGGCGATCGCATTCTCGTCCAAAACGAGGGCGGCGAACTGGACAATATGCTGGGCTGCCTGGAATACGAGATCGTCGGGTTTGTGGAATCGCCGTACTATCTCTCCTTTACCCTGGGCACGACGGATAAAGGCAACGGGACGCTCTATTATGCCGCGTATGTCCGGCGGGAAAACTTTGCCGCGGAAGTGTATACCGATGTCTATGTGAGCATAGAGGGCGCCAAAGAGCTGGATAGCTTTGGGCAGGAATACCACGATTTGATCGCGGACGGCAAGGCGCGGCTGGAAATTTTGGCGGATGAGCGAAAAGAGATTCGCCTGCAGGAGATCCGGCAGGAAGCAAACGAAGAACTGCTGGATGCAAAGCAGGAATATGCGGACGGCAAGGCCGAGGCCGATGAACAGCTGGCCGAGGCGGAGGCACAGCTGCAGGATGCCAGAGAGCAGATAGAAAAAGGCGAGAATAAGCTGCGGGACGGCCAGAGGGAATATGACCAGGGCGTGCTCCTGCTGGTGGAGCAGAGGGCGGAATATCAGCAGAAGATTGCCGCGGCAGAGCAGCAGCTTGCCCAGTCTCAGCAGGAGATAGAGCAGGGCAAAGGCCAGCTGGCCCAGGCAAAGGAACAGCTGGATGCCTATGAAGCGCTTTTTGCAGAGCAAAGCGCGGCAGGTCAGAAGCAGCTGGAAGAGGAGCGCAAAAAGCTGGAAAGCCGGGGCGCGCAGCTGGAGCGCCTGGCAGAGCAGATCGCGGCCGCAGAGCAGATAGAGGCGGCGGGCGGAAGCGTGCCCGAGCTGCCGGCCATGCGCCAGCAGTATGCAGAGCAAATGCGGCAGCTGGCCGATGCCAAGGCGCTGTTGGAGCAGAAGGCGCAGGAGGGGCAGAAGGAGCTGGCAGAACGCCGGGCCGAGCTGGATGCGGCCTGGGAGGAATACTATGGCCAGGCAGCGGCGCTGGAGGCTGGAAGCCTGGAGCTGGAAAAGGGAAAGAACGAGTTGGCGCGCCAAAAGGCCGATGCCGAGCAGGGCTTCGCCCAGGCAGAGGCAGAGCTTGCGGCCGCGAAGAAACAGCTGGAGCGCGGCAAAGCAGAGCTCGCGGATGCGAAAGAGCAGCTGGGGCGCGGCGAAAGAGAGTATCAGGACGGCAAAGCCGAGGCCGAGGCTCAGCTTGCCGAGGCTGAGCGGCAGATTGCGGATGCCGAGCGGCAAATCACAGAGCTTGCGGCACCGGAATGGTACCTTCTGGATCGGGATATGACCGAGAGCATCGTGCTTTTTGATGCGAGCACAGAGCGCATGAACCAGCTCAAGACGGTTTTCCCGGTGGTGTTCTTCCTGGTGGCGGCGCTGGTCGCGCTGACGACCATGACGCGCATGGTAGACGAGGAGCGCGTCATCATCGGGACGTATAAGGCGCTCGGGTATTCCAATGTGAAAATCGGCTTCAAATACCTCTGCTATGCCGCGATGGCGACGATGCTCGGATCTGCGCTGGGCATCGGGCTGGGCATGTATTTTCTGCCAAAGATCATCTGGAACGCCTATGGAATCGTGTTTTCGCTTCCCAAAATGCTGATCACTTTCCACCTTGGGATCGCACTGCAGGCGCTTTTGGCCTTGCTCTTTTTCACGCTGGGGGCGACCTATCTCGCCTGCAAAGCCTCTCTGTTTGAAGTGCCGGCGCGCCTCTTGCAGCCGCGCGCGCCCAAGGCGGGCAAGCGCATTTTGCTGGAGCGCATCACCTTCCTCTGGAAAAGGCTGAATTTCACCGCCAAAACGACAGCGCGCAACCTGTTTCTCAACAAGCGGCGGCTCATTATGACGGCGCTGGGCGTCGCGGGGTGCACGGCTCTGCTGGTAACGGCCATGGGCGCCCGGGATTCGGTCAGCACGGTTTTGGGCGATCAGTTTGAAGATATCTACCGGTTCGACGTCATGGCAACGCTGGAGGAGCAGGAGATTTCCGGAGAGCTTTTAGATGCGCTGGAAGATCCGCAGCTGTTTGATGGCTATCTGCAGATCATGAACAAGAATATGAATGTTACCAACCAGCAGGAAAGCTACACCATGACGGCCTATCTCTATGTTCCAAAGCAGCCCGAGCGGCTGAGCGAGTTCGTGGATCTGCGCCACCGCCAGGATAAGGCGAAGATCCCATTTGGGGAGGACAGCGTCGTCATCACGGAAAAGCTGGCGGAAAACCTGGATCTGAAACCGGGGGATACGCTGCGCCTGCAGTCGGTTACGGCATCGGATGCCGGCGGGCTCGAGCTTACCGTAACGGATATCTGCGAGAACTATGTGTTCAACTATATCTATGTCTCGCCAAAGGTATATGAGAGAGCGGCCGAGGGGCCATGCGAATTTACCCAGCTGGTCGCCCGGACGAACCCAGAGGGAACCCAGGCCGCCATCCAGAAACTGCAGGAGCTCTCCCGGCAGGTGCCGACGATCACGCTCATTTCGGATATCATAGGGACGGTGAAGGGCTCCATCGACAGCGTCAATATCATCATCTTTGTGCTCATCATCCTGGCCGGGGCGCTGGCTTTTATCGTGCTCTATAACCTGACGAATATCAACGTGGGCGAGCGCGTGCGGGAAATCGCGACGCTCAAAGTCCTGGGGTTCCGCGCCGGGGAGACCAACGCCTATATTTTCCGGGAGACGCTGATTCTCTCGATAATAGGGTGCATTCTGGGCCTTGGGCTTGGGCTGGTGCTCTATCAGTATGTGGTAAAGACGGTGGAAGTCGATATTCTCATGTTGGGGCGCACGGTAAGCCTGGGCGGGTATCTGATGGCCTCTGCGCTGACCATGCTCTTCACATGGCTGGTGAGCATCTTCATCAACCGCCGCATTCGGCAGGTGGATATGGTGGAATCGCTGAAATCTGTGGACTAA
- a CDS encoding DUF1848 domain-containing protein, which yields MIISASRRTDLPAFYADWLKKRFEEGYALVRNPMNCRQVSKILLTPEHVDGIVFWTKNPAPLLPHLNAFDAYPFYFQYTLTSYGKEIEPGIPQKGREGIAVFRRLSEQVGKERVIWRYDPIFLSQRYSPEYHIRYFEQMAKRLEGYTEKCIFSFLDLYPSIQKRMNQSGILPMEQEQMRELAEKLAEIAAAYHLKLETCAEPADLSEFGIRHGCCIDAALLSRIAGRPVQAKKDKNQRESCGCAASVDIGAYGACHGGCQYCYARRDGQAKEHRADSPFLLGGLAEGDVVRERK from the coding sequence ATGATTATCAGCGCGAGCCGGCGGACGGATCTGCCGGCATTTTACGCGGATTGGCTGAAAAAGCGCTTTGAAGAGGGCTATGCCCTGGTGCGCAACCCGATGAACTGCCGCCAGGTCAGCAAAATACTGCTCACGCCGGAGCATGTGGACGGGATCGTCTTTTGGACGAAAAACCCGGCGCCGCTCCTGCCGCACCTGAATGCTTTTGATGCCTACCCGTTCTATTTTCAGTATACGCTCACTTCCTATGGGAAGGAAATCGAGCCGGGCATCCCGCAAAAGGGCAGGGAGGGCATTGCGGTATTTCGGCGGCTGTCCGAGCAGGTTGGAAAAGAGCGGGTGATTTGGCGCTATGATCCCATTTTTCTCTCCCAGCGCTACTCACCCGAATACCACATCCGCTATTTTGAGCAAATGGCCAAGCGGCTGGAGGGATATACCGAAAAATGTATTTTCAGCTTTCTCGATCTCTATCCCAGCATTCAAAAGCGCATGAACCAAAGCGGCATTCTGCCCATGGAGCAGGAGCAGATGCGGGAATTGGCCGAAAAACTGGCCGAGATCGCGGCGGCATATCACTTGAAATTGGAGACGTGCGCCGAGCCGGCTGATCTATCCGAATTTGGGATCCGGCATGGCTGCTGCATTGATGCGGCCCTGCTTTCGCGCATTGCCGGAAGGCCAGTTCAGGCAAAAAAGGATAAAAACCAGCGGGAAAGCTGCGGCTGTGCGGCCAGCGTGGATATTGGGGCATACGGCGCGTGCCATGGAGGCTGCCAATACTGCTATGCCAGAAGGGACGGCCAGGCCAAGGAGCACCGGGCAGATTCTCCCTTCTTGCTGGGCGGGCTTGCGGAGGGAGACGTTGTGCGCGAAAGGAAATAG
- a CDS encoding helix-turn-helix transcriptional regulator, protein MGKIVLRLDRMMVERKISLGELAERVGISNVNLSKIKNNKVTAIRFSTLAAICEVLECQAGDILEFQKDGE, encoded by the coding sequence ATGGGAAAAATTGTGCTGCGGCTGGATAGAATGATGGTTGAGAGAAAAATATCGCTGGGCGAACTGGCCGAGCGGGTGGGCATCTCGAATGTCAACCTTTCGAAAATCAAGAATAACAAAGTAACGGCCATCCGCTTTTCCACGCTCGCGGCGATCTGCGAGGTGCTGGAATGCCAGGCCGGTGATATTCTGGAATTTCAGAAGGATGGGGAATAA
- a CDS encoding SPFH domain-containing protein has protein sequence MFDDLEFLWPVLSIAIPVLLVFLLILLCWRKVPADKAIVITGIKKRVLSGRGGIMLPIFETSCVISLENISMTTDVTEAPSKQGIFVDVVGTAVVKVRNERESILKAVEQFCNGNAVSTKAVISGMVEQILEGKLRGIVSTMTVEEINSNRAEFERRTEEDIKKELDEMGLQLLSYSILKIATQGGYLENRARPQVAQSKAEAEIAEAERKRDTDIKTAEASQEGQKVKLAADAEIARAERDKQLRMEGFRAEQDRAKAEADASYKIREIQVQSELEQQKAILAEQAAITVEKELVATVEKPANAQKRKTEIEAEADKIKAIRQAEAQAEAIRIDAMAQAEARKIQAQAEAEAIRLTGEAEAEAIRAKGIADADAKNKLADAMAKYGQAAVVELIMGNLPAIMQNIAKPMENIDKITVIDTGEGKGGAAKVAQTVTNIAGAGFETLKELTGIDLAGLIQGAGNPPALSSKAPSQPEQE, from the coding sequence ATGTTTGATGATCTCGAGTTCCTTTGGCCAGTTCTGAGCATCGCAATTCCAGTTTTGCTCGTCTTTTTGCTTATTCTTCTTTGCTGGCGCAAAGTTCCGGCGGATAAAGCCATCGTCATTACGGGAATTAAAAAGCGCGTGCTTTCGGGAAGGGGCGGCATCATGCTTCCTATTTTCGAAACCAGCTGCGTCATCTCTCTGGAGAATATCTCCATGACGACTGACGTTACCGAAGCGCCTTCCAAGCAGGGCATCTTTGTGGACGTCGTGGGAACGGCTGTCGTCAAAGTGCGCAATGAGCGCGAGAGCATTTTAAAAGCGGTCGAACAATTCTGCAACGGCAACGCCGTGTCTACCAAAGCCGTCATCAGCGGCATGGTCGAGCAGATTCTGGAAGGCAAGCTGCGCGGCATCGTCTCTACGATGACTGTCGAGGAGATCAACTCCAACCGCGCCGAGTTTGAGCGCCGCACGGAAGAGGATATCAAAAAAGAGCTGGATGAGATGGGCCTTCAGCTGCTCTCCTACTCGATTTTGAAGATCGCAACCCAGGGCGGCTATCTGGAAAACCGTGCCCGTCCGCAGGTTGCCCAGTCCAAGGCGGAGGCGGAGATCGCCGAGGCAGAGCGCAAGCGCGATACGGATATTAAGACGGCCGAGGCTTCTCAGGAGGGCCAGAAAGTCAAACTGGCGGCAGACGCGGAGATCGCCCGGGCAGAACGCGATAAGCAACTGCGCATGGAAGGCTTCCGCGCCGAGCAGGACCGCGCCAAGGCAGAGGCCGACGCCTCCTATAAGATCCGCGAGATTCAGGTGCAGTCTGAGCTGGAGCAGCAAAAGGCCATTCTGGCAGAACAGGCTGCCATCACGGTAGAAAAAGAGCTGGTCGCGACTGTGGAAAAACCGGCCAATGCCCAAAAGCGCAAAACAGAGATCGAAGCAGAGGCAGATAAAATTAAGGCAATCCGCCAGGCCGAGGCGCAGGCGGAAGCCATTCGCATCGATGCCATGGCGCAGGCGGAGGCCCGCAAAATTCAGGCGCAGGCGGAGGCCGAAGCCATTCGGCTGACGGGCGAAGCGGAAGCGGAAGCCATCCGCGCCAAGGGTATTGCGGATGCTGATGCGAAAAACAAGCTGGCCGACGCTATGGCAAAATACGGCCAGGCGGCCGTCGTCGAGCTCATCATGGGCAACCTGCCGGCCATCATGCAGAATATCGCCAAGCCCATGGAGAACATCGATAAGATCACTGTCATCGATACAGGCGAAGGCAAGGGCGGCGCGGCAAAGGTTGCGCAGACTGTTACCAACATTGCAGGAGCTGGCTTTGAAACGCTCAAAGAGCTCACCGGGATCGATCTGGCAGGGCTCATCCAGGGAGCCGGAAATCCTCCGGCGCTTTCCAGCAAAGCCCCATCCCAGCCTGAACAGGAATAA
- a CDS encoding aldo/keto reductase has translation MRKIRLGKTELMVTKTSFGALPIQRVDMQAAKSILRSAYDAGINFFDTARAYTDSEEKLGETFKGGLRQNIIIASKTMSTDRAGAERDIETSLRNLQTDYIDIYQMHNLQALQDPDDDSTALFALMQAKKAGKIRHVSFTAHRHDIAEQGVRSGLFDTLQFPLSYLSADSDLELVELCKEYDMGFIAMKAMSGGLCSSAKAAFAYQQQFDNVVPIYGIQRQQELDEWLSYEQALPALDEELLEIIQKERAEFAGEFCRACGYCMPCPVGIQIPTVARLHLLCTRSPYQNFISDEYYKSLKVVDECLHCGQCSSRCPYQMDVPSMIRKQYDKYLAFYEEHKDEVK, from the coding sequence ATGAGAAAAATCAGGCTGGGAAAGACCGAGCTTATGGTTACAAAAACTTCCTTTGGCGCATTGCCCATTCAGCGCGTGGATATGCAGGCGGCAAAGAGCATTCTGCGCAGCGCCTATGATGCGGGCATCAACTTCTTCGATACCGCCCGGGCATATACCGACAGCGAGGAAAAGCTGGGCGAGACGTTCAAAGGCGGGCTGCGCCAGAATATCATCATCGCCAGCAAGACCATGTCTACCGACCGCGCCGGCGCCGAGCGGGATATCGAGACCAGCCTGCGCAATTTGCAGACGGATTATATCGATATTTACCAGATGCACAATCTCCAGGCTCTGCAGGATCCGGACGACGATTCCACCGCGCTCTTCGCGCTGATGCAGGCAAAGAAAGCCGGCAAAATCCGCCATGTGAGCTTTACTGCGCACCGCCATGATATCGCCGAGCAGGGCGTTCGAAGCGGTCTGTTCGATACGCTTCAGTTCCCGCTCTCCTATCTCTCGGCAGACAGCGATTTGGAGCTGGTCGAGCTGTGCAAGGAGTATGATATGGGCTTTATCGCCATGAAGGCGATGTCCGGCGGGCTTTGCAGCAGCGCCAAGGCGGCTTTTGCCTACCAGCAGCAGTTCGATAATGTCGTCCCGATTTACGGCATCCAGCGCCAGCAGGAGCTGGATGAGTGGCTCTCCTATGAGCAGGCGCTGCCCGCCCTGGATGAAGAGCTTTTGGAGATCATCCAAAAGGAGCGCGCCGAGTTTGCCGGGGAGTTCTGCCGCGCCTGCGGCTACTGCATGCCCTGCCCGGTGGGCATCCAGATCCCGACTGTCGCCCGGCTGCATCTGCTCTGCACCCGCTCTCCCTATCAGAACTTCATCTCGGATGAATACTACAAGAGCTTGAAGGTCGTAGACGAGTGCCTGCATTGCGGCCAGTGCTCTTCGCGGTGCCCCTATCAGATGGATGTTCCCTCTATGATCCGCAAGCAGTATGATAAATATCTCGCTTTCTACGAAGAACATAAAGACGAAGTGAAATAA
- a CDS encoding HAD family hydrolase, whose product MSIKLIVSDIDYTLINAHAMPTPRVTQTLRRAMERGITVALATGRGLFEARHIAEHIGGIRHCICMTGAELYDLRKEQTIFCRTMPNAVLASVIKAVERFPGAYCQLYCEREIVANEYAMNRIKENATAKRYLDTVRDRLITAEDVPLAVEQRGLKGAKFLIIAKEQEQLAPMKAEIAKIPGLSVVFSGSWSIEVMDESVTKGTALKTLREMLGFDREEVLAIGDSENDVAMLAEAGIGVAVGNATGPLLEYAEHIVPPVWEDGAAVAVERFALGEA is encoded by the coding sequence ATGAGCATTAAACTGATTGTATCGGATATCGATTACACGCTGATCAACGCCCACGCGATGCCCACGCCCCGGGTTACGCAGACGCTGCGCCGGGCAATGGAGCGGGGGATTACCGTCGCGCTGGCGACGGGCCGCGGCCTATTTGAGGCGCGCCATATCGCGGAGCATATCGGCGGCATCCGGCACTGCATCTGCATGACGGGCGCAGAGCTTTACGACTTGCGCAAAGAGCAAACTATCTTTTGCCGGACGATGCCAAACGCCGTGCTGGCAAGCGTCATAAAGGCTGTGGAGCGCTTTCCCGGAGCATATTGCCAGCTCTACTGCGAGCGGGAGATCGTCGCCAATGAATATGCCATGAATCGGATCAAGGAAAACGCAACGGCGAAAAGATACCTGGATACCGTGCGGGATCGGCTGATTACGGCGGAGGATGTCCCCTTAGCCGTGGAGCAAAGAGGGCTCAAAGGCGCGAAATTCCTGATCATTGCAAAAGAGCAGGAACAGCTTGCCCCCATGAAAGCGGAAATCGCAAAAATTCCCGGGCTGAGCGTGGTGTTTTCGGGAAGCTGGTCCATCGAAGTGATGGATGAGAGCGTGACCAAGGGAACCGCGCTCAAAACACTGCGCGAAATGCTGGGCTTTGACAGAGAGGAAGTGCTGGCCATTGGCGACAGCGAAAACGACGTCGCCATGCTGGCCGAGGCGGGCATTGGCGTGGCCGTCGGCAATGCGACTGGGCCGCTTTTGGAATATGCCGAGCATATCGTCCCGCCCGTCTGGGAAGACGGCGCGGCGGTGGCAGTCGAGCGGTTTGCGCTGGGAGAGGCGTAA
- a CDS encoding metallophosphoesterase — MEWGILAGAAGLLCGFLWAQNNWLTEKKYVLHHPRIASPMRIVHLSDLHAKQFGRGNRRLLRRVRRQKPDLIAFTGDLVDRFRLETDAAYDLMRELTALAPVVYCPGNHEYGRRDREQILEQLQACGVIVLRQQIREMQMAQNWLAILGVDEIGYGGKSAEQLAKLEQSEKFRLLLAHFPHYFEPSYSRYAIDLALCGHAHGGQFWFPGGGVYAPGQGLFPKYCKGMHKKGRARMIVSRGLGNSGFPLRLLNFPQIIVAELLPE, encoded by the coding sequence ATGGAGTGGGGGATTCTCGCCGGCGCGGCAGGGCTGCTCTGCGGTTTCCTCTGGGCGCAGAATAACTGGCTGACGGAGAAAAAATATGTGCTGCACCATCCGCGCATCGCATCTCCCATGCGCATTGTGCACCTCTCGGATCTTCACGCCAAGCAGTTTGGAAGGGGAAACCGCCGTCTGCTGCGCAGGGTGCGCAGGCAAAAGCCGGATCTCATCGCCTTCACAGGAGACTTGGTGGATCGCTTCCGGCTGGAGACGGATGCCGCCTATGATCTGATGCGGGAGCTGACGGCGCTGGCGCCAGTGGTCTACTGCCCCGGCAACCATGAGTACGGCCGGCGGGATCGGGAGCAGATTTTAGAGCAGCTGCAAGCCTGCGGTGTCATCGTCCTGCGGCAGCAGATCCGGGAGATGCAGATGGCGCAAAACTGGCTGGCAATCCTTGGAGTAGATGAAATTGGCTATGGCGGCAAAAGCGCAGAGCAGCTGGCGAAGCTGGAGCAAAGCGAAAAATTTCGGCTGCTGCTGGCGCATTTCCCGCACTATTTCGAGCCTTCTTATAGCCGCTATGCCATCGATTTGGCGCTTTGCGGCCATGCACACGGCGGGCAGTTCTGGTTCCCGGGCGGCGGGGTTTATGCCCCAGGCCAAGGGCTTTTCCCGAAATACTGCAAGGGAATGCACAAAAAGGGAAGGGCGCGCATGATCGTCAGCCGGGGGCTTGGAAACAGCGGATTTCCTCTGCGGCTTTTGAATTTCCCGCAGATCATCGTGGCAGAGCTGCTGCCGGAATAA
- a CDS encoding peptidylprolyl isomerase, whose amino-acid sequence MKKFLSILLVLLLCLGAFAGCKKQERGGVIAKVGSREIAFDDFLDTLDYYVYYLSIDASSASSKESVMQLAQQILDSMVLSEVVYAKGEELGYYEFSEEERAKIEENVASEMSSGRQSIEASIKEQNPDLSEADLETKVNLEMANQGYIEEDFRSYYEDSLVYDKVFAHFTDDISVQEQEVREEYDRLVEEAKTGYADGTASFENDALSGGAIYYTPAGYRRVKHILIGFDTETSSKLSELYSAGDQAAYDAYLQEALAGIKSKAEDVRGKINADGSNFADLMSEYSADPGAAYYPDGYVVGQENSTYYEDFVKGVFALNNVGDISALVSSPSGYHIIRLEEILEEGPAKYEDVQATISASLLETRKSDAFFEMCETWRDEMKVKTYPEKYQVYLDNYYADLEASAAQ is encoded by the coding sequence ATGAAAAAATTCTTAAGCATCTTGCTTGTGCTTCTCCTGTGCCTTGGCGCTTTTGCCGGCTGCAAAAAGCAGGAGAGAGGCGGAGTGATCGCAAAAGTCGGCAGCCGCGAAATCGCCTTCGACGACTTTTTGGATACGCTGGACTACTACGTCTACTATTTGAGCATCGATGCCAGCAGCGCCTCCTCCAAGGAGAGCGTGATGCAGCTCGCCCAGCAGATTCTGGACTCTATGGTGCTCAGCGAAGTCGTCTACGCCAAGGGCGAGGAGCTTGGATACTATGAATTTTCCGAGGAAGAGCGCGCGAAGATCGAGGAAAACGTCGCCTCGGAAATGAGCTCAGGCCGCCAGAGCATTGAGGCCTCTATCAAAGAGCAAAACCCCGATCTCTCTGAAGCGGATTTAGAGACGAAAGTCAATCTGGAAATGGCAAACCAGGGCTATATCGAAGAGGACTTCCGCTCCTATTACGAGGATTCGCTGGTCTACGATAAGGTGTTCGCGCATTTTACAGATGATATTTCCGTGCAGGAGCAGGAAGTGCGCGAGGAATACGACAGACTCGTGGAAGAGGCCAAAACCGGATATGCCGACGGCACTGCCAGCTTTGAGAACGACGCTCTCAGCGGCGGCGCCATCTACTATACGCCTGCCGGCTACCGCCGTGTCAAGCACATTTTGATCGGCTTTGATACCGAGACTTCCAGCAAGCTGAGCGAGCTGTATTCCGCCGGCGATCAAGCCGCCTATGATGCTTATCTGCAGGAAGCGCTGGCTGGAATCAAGAGCAAGGCGGAGGATGTGCGCGGAAAAATCAACGCGGACGGCTCGAATTTCGCGGATCTCATGAGCGAATATTCCGCAGATCCCGGCGCCGCCTATTACCCGGACGGCTACGTCGTGGGGCAGGAAAACTCCACCTATTATGAAGACTTCGTCAAAGGCGTATTCGCGCTAAATAATGTGGGCGACATCAGCGCCCTGGTCTCCTCCCCCAGCGGCTACCACATCATCCGCCTGGAGGAGATTTTGGAGGAAGGCCCGGCCAAATACGAGGATGTTCAGGCGACTATCTCTGCCTCCCTGCTGGAAACCAGAAAAAGCGACGCATTTTTCGAGATGTGCGAAACCTGGCGGGACGAGATGAAAGTCAAGACATATCCGGAAAAATACCAGGTCTATCTGGATAACTACTACGCCGATCTGGAGGCATCCGCCGCCCAGTAG
- a CDS encoding GNAT family N-acetyltransferase, with amino-acid sequence MQIVGYQEKYAEKLSEIVVRNLVEVNSRDYPIREIRRLILGFGPEQIRNFAQKREIFVAAEGDEPIGILTIEPSWNGPKGEYYFLTIFVQPEYHRKGVGRALIAAGEAYVRANGGVKITIPSSITSHAFYHKMGYAYTSEQPDGEGHYIMEKYLGPGSEGEAAR; translated from the coding sequence ATGCAGATTGTTGGCTATCAGGAAAAATATGCAGAGAAACTCTCGGAGATTGTCGTCCGCAATCTTGTAGAGGTCAATTCCAGGGATTACCCGATACGCGAGATACGGCGGCTGATCCTGGGCTTTGGCCCGGAGCAAATTCGGAATTTTGCGCAAAAACGGGAGATTTTTGTGGCGGCAGAGGGGGATGAGCCCATCGGCATTTTGACGATCGAGCCATCCTGGAACGGCCCAAAAGGCGAATACTATTTTCTGACCATCTTTGTTCAGCCGGAATACCATAGAAAGGGAGTTGGCCGGGCGCTCATCGCGGCAGGCGAAGCGTATGTGCGGGCAAACGGCGGGGTCAAAATCACCATTCCCTCTTCCATCACCTCCCACGCTTTTTATCATAAGATGGGCTATGCCTATACCAGCGAACAGCCGGATGGGGAGGGGCACTATATCATGGAAAAATATTTGGGGCCGGGCAGTGAAGGGGAGGCCGCGCGATGA